A single region of the Gephyromycinifex aptenodytis genome encodes:
- the rplJ gene encoding 50S ribosomal protein L10 has protein sequence MATPAKQAAIADLTEKFRESGAAVLTEYRGLTVSQLSELRTSLRANGSYAVVKNTLTELAAKEAGVTAFDGQLVGPTAIAFITGDPVEAAKTLRDFAKANPLLVIKSGLLDGKPLSAEEITKLADLESREVLLAKAAGAMKAKLSQAVYMFAAPLSQTVRLVDALRAKAEQNGGADPVAADAPAQAEAADVAEGGDES, from the coding sequence ATGGCAACGCCCGCAAAGCAGGCAGCCATCGCCGACCTCACGGAGAAATTCCGTGAGTCGGGTGCGGCCGTGCTGACGGAGTACCGCGGTCTGACCGTGTCGCAACTGTCCGAACTGCGCACCTCGCTGCGCGCGAACGGTTCGTACGCCGTCGTGAAGAACACGCTCACCGAGCTTGCCGCCAAGGAGGCCGGAGTCACGGCCTTCGACGGCCAACTCGTTGGTCCTACGGCCATCGCCTTCATTACCGGTGACCCGGTTGAAGCGGCCAAGACGCTGCGTGACTTCGCCAAGGCCAACCCCCTCCTCGTGATCAAGAGCGGACTGCTTGACGGCAAGCCGCTCAGCGCCGAGGAAATCACCAAGCTCGCCGACCTTGAGTCGCGCGAGGTGCTGCTGGCGAAGGCTGCCGGCGCGATGAAGGCCAAGCTCAGCCAGGCCGTGTACATGTTCGCCGCGCCGCTGTCACAGACAGTGCGTCTGGTGGACGCGCTGCGCGCGAAGGCCGAGCAGAACGGCGGGGCCGACCCGGTCGCCGCCGACGCCCCCGCGCAGGCGGAGGCCGCAGACGTCGCCGAGGGTGGCGACGAGTCCTGA